A section of the Spirosoma pollinicola genome encodes:
- a CDS encoding muconolactone Delta-isomerase family protein, giving the protein MSQYMVEFDLPTVMDEGFENRIPAQRLKVEELMEKGFLLSYSLSIDRQKLWCIFKADSELEVMESISEFPLIKYMTPMITELMFHSMVAARIPLFSLN; this is encoded by the coding sequence ATGAGCCAATATATGGTTGAATTTGATCTTCCGACCGTGATGGATGAAGGGTTCGAGAACCGGATACCAGCCCAGCGGCTCAAGGTGGAGGAGTTAATGGAAAAAGGGTTCTTGTTATCCTATTCGTTATCGATTGATCGTCAAAAATTGTGGTGCATCTTTAAGGCCGATTCGGAACTGGAAGTTATGGAATCTATTTCAGAATTTCCGCTCATCAAATACATGACGCCCATGATAACGGAGCTTATGTTTCACAGCATGGTAGCCGCCCGAATTCCCCTCTTTTCTTTGAACTAG
- a CDS encoding barstar family protein gives MTPNVLICQSERELEARFATDFIAHIDGKHATTLRHFYEEMADIIEIPNFTFNLEALNDSLNDLQWLEDERLILYFTNTNELISKERDPAKLGSILNVLDATAEDWKWVDEEEDIDKKEIVIVFEDSPRIQKMLDKEGIAYSQMSELK, from the coding sequence ATGACACCCAACGTCCTTATCTGTCAATCTGAACGTGAGCTTGAAGCTCGATTTGCGACTGATTTTATAGCCCATATCGACGGAAAACACGCAACAACGCTTCGTCATTTTTACGAGGAAATGGCTGATATAATTGAGATTCCCAATTTCACTTTTAACCTGGAAGCGCTCAACGATTCGCTCAATGACTTACAATGGCTGGAAGACGAACGGCTGATTTTGTATTTCACAAACACAAACGAGCTCATCAGCAAAGAGCGAGATCCAGCCAAATTGGGAAGTATTTTAAACGTCCTTGATGCTACAGCCGAAGACTGGAAATGGGTGGATGAGGAGGAAGATATTGATAAAAAGGAGATCGTAATTGTATTTGAAGACAGTCCGCGAATTCAAAAAATGCTGGATAAAGAAGGCATAGCCTATTCGCAAATGTCGGAGTTGAAATGA